In the genome of Cryptomeria japonica chromosome 8, Sugi_1.0, whole genome shotgun sequence, one region contains:
- the LOC131031291 gene encoding uncharacterized protein LOC131031291, giving the protein MVDAITICGAGFKAPSESDLRGPILSQMVDDVKKDLDEQRHIWSTKGCTIMTDGWTDRRNRTLLNFLVSSAGGTVFIKSIDASAHCKNATYLCEQIEEVIEDVGEENVVQVVTDNAANYVAAGRLLMERHPSIVWTPCAAHCIDFMLEDIGKIPWVKRCVERARNVCKFVYNHSWVLALMRQYIEQKELHHPGITRFATNFLTLQSMLRSKPALRRMIVGEEWSSSSYATTPVGIEMADCIFDEQGFWVPCDEIVKVIFL; this is encoded by the exons atggttgatgccattaccatatgcggggcggggttcaaagcccctagtgagagtgatttgaggggacccattttgtctcaaatggtggatgatgtgaaaaaggatttagatgaacaacgccacatatggagcactaaaggttgcaccatcatgactgatggttggacggataggagaaatagaactctccttaattttcttgtttcttccgcag ggggcaccgttttcatcaagtccattgatgcctccgcccattgcaagaatgccacctacctatgtgagcagatagaggaggtgattgaagatgtgggtgaggagaacgtggtacaggtggtgaccgacaatgcagcaaattatgttgctgcgg gtagactattgatggagaggcacccatctatagtttggactccatgtgctgctcattgcattgacttcatgttggaggatattggaaaaatcccatgggtcaagagatgtgtagaaagggcaagaaatgtctgcaaatttgtatataatcattcatgggtgttggctcttatgagacaatacatagagcagaaggagttgcatcatccaggaatcacaagatttgccacaaacttcctcacattgcagtccatgcttaggtctaagcctgccttgagacgtatgattgttggtgaggagtggtcttcctcatcctatgctaccacccctgtagggatagagatggcagactgcatttttgatgagcaaggcttttgggtcccttgtgatgagatagtgaaggtaatttttttataa